In Nostocoides sp. HKS02, the DNA window AGATGCCCACCAAGGACGAGTCGATCCTCGACGCCACGCTGCGGGTGCGACCCGACGCTCCGTACTCCTGCACCGGCGGTGTGTGCGGCACCTGCCGTGCTCGGCTCGTCAGTGGCGAGGTGCGGATGGACCGCAACTACGCCCTCGAGCCCGAGGAGGTCGCCGCGGGGGTGGTGCTCGCCTGCCAGAGCCACCCGGTGACCGACGAGGTCGCCCTCGACTACGACGCCTGACGCTGCGGCTAAGGGCAGGTCAGGCGCGCTCGTACGTCACCCAGCTGAAGCCGTCCTGGTCCTTGCGCGCCACCTCGTGCCAGCGGGACGGGTTGATCGGGGGAACCGCACGTCGCCGTCCGGCGACTGGTCGACCTCGGTGATGAGCAGTCGGTGCGCCCAGGCCATCGCCTCGGCATAGATCTGGCCGCCGCCGCACACGAACACCTCGTCCGCTGGACCGGCCAGCGACAGCGCCTCGCTCAAGGAGTGGGCCGTCTCGACCTCGGGGTGGTGCCAGTTCGGCTGGTGGGTGACGACGATCGTGCGCCGCCCGGGCAGGACCCGTCCGATCGAGTCGAAGGTCTTGCGGCCCATGATCATCGGGTGGCCCATCGTGGTCCGCTTGAAGAAGGCGAAGTCCTCGGGGATGCGCCAGGGCATCTCGTTGCCGGCACCGATGACGCCGTTGCGCCCGACCGCGGCAATGAGCGTCACGTTCGTCATGAGGGACAGGCTAGGGGGCGACCCGCTCAGACGGCGATGGGCGCCTTGATCGACGGGTACGCCTCGTAGCCCACGAGCTCGAAGTCCGCGAGGTCGAACTCGTCGATCTGCTTGCCCGGCGTGATCCGCATCTGTGGCAGGGGCAGCGGCGTGCGGGTCAGCTGGAGGGTGGCCTGCTCGACGTGGTTGGAGTAGAGGTGGGCATCGCCCAGGGTGTGCACGAAGTCACCGGGCTCGAGGTCGCAGACCTGGGCGACCATCATCGTCAGCAGCGCGTAGGAGGCGATGTTGAACGGCACGCCGAGAAAGATGTCGGCCGAGCGCTGGTAGAGCTGGCACGACAGCTTGCCGCCCGCGACGTAGAACTGGAACATCGTGTGGCACGGCGGGAGCGCCATCGAGTCGACGTCGGCGACGTTCCACGCCGAGACGATGTGGCGTCGCGAGTCCGGGTTGGTCCTGATCGACTCGATGACCTTGGCGATCTGGTCGATGTGTCGACCGTCGGGGGTCGGCCAGGAGCGCCACTGGTAGCCGTAGACCGGGCCGAGATCGCCGTTGGCGTCGGCCCACTCGTCCCAGATCGTGATGCCCCGCTCCTGGAGCCAGCGCACGTTGGAGTCCCCGCGCAGGAACCACAGCAGCTCGCCGATGATCGACTTGAGGTGCAGCTTCTTCGTGGTGAGCACGGGGAAGCCCTCGGAGAGGTCGAACCGCATCTGGTACCCGAAGACCGACCGGGTCCCGGTGCCGGTGCGGTCGGACTTGTCGACGCCGGTCGTCATCACGTGGTCGAGGAGGTCGAGATACTGCTGCACGCTCGCACGCTAACACCGCGGTCCGGCATACCGACGCACCATGGCCGACGGACCATGGCGGGTGCAGCCTGACGGGGGCGATAGCCTGCTGGTATGAGCACCACGTCACCGTTCGGCCGCCTCCTGACGGCGATGGTCAGCCCCATGCGCCCCGACGGCAGCCTGGACCTCGAGGGCGCGCGCCGGCTGGTGGCCCACCTGCTCGACACCGGCCACGACGGGATCGTCGTCAACGGCACCACCGGCGAGTCCGCCACGCTCAGCGACGACGAGAGCATCCAGCTGGTCGAGCTCGTCGCCGAGGAGGCCGGCGGCCGCGCCGCGGTGGTTGCCGGAGTCGGCTCGAACGCCACGGCGCACAGCGTCGAGATGGCCCACCGTGCGCTCGGCGCCGGCGCCACCGGCCTGCTGCTGGTCTCGCCCTACTACACCAAGCCCACCCAGCCCGGTCTGGTCGCGCACTGCCGCGCGGTGGCCGACGCCACCGACCTGCCGGTGATGCTCTACGACATCCCGGGCCGCACCGGCATCCCGTTCGACACCGCCACGCTCCTCGAGCTGGCCGCGCACGACCGCATCGTCGCGGTCAAGGACGCCAAGGGGTTGCCCTGGGAGACGACCAAGGTCCTGGCGGCCACCGATCTCCTGTACTTCTCCGGCGCCGACGAGACCAACCTGCCGTGGCTCGCGATGGGCGCGACCGGGGTCGTCAGCGTGGTGGGCCACGTGGCCGGGCGCGAGTATGCCGCGATGATCGCGGCCGTCGACCAGGGTGACCTCGCGCAGGCGCGCGCCATCCACCACCGGCTGGTCCCGGCGGTCGACGCCCTCATGACCACCTCGCAGGGCGCGATCATGGCCAAGGCCGCCATGGTCGAGCTGGGCATCATCGAGCATCCGACCGTGCGGCTCCCGCTGGTCGAGTCACCGCCCGAGCACCTCGACCTCCTTCGTGCCGGGCTCAAAGAGTCAGGACTGCTGTGAGCCATCCCCATCCCGAGCTGACGGCCCCGCCGAAGCTCGCGCCCCACGGCGTGCGCATCATCGCCCTCGGCGGCCTCGGCGAGGTCGGCCGCAACATGGCGGTCATCGAGCACGCCGGCCAGCTGCTCATCATCGACTGCGGAGTGCTGTTCCCTGAGGACCACCATCCGGGGGTCGACCTCATCCTGCCGGACTTCGAGTACATCGAGAACCGGCTCGACGACATCCAGGCCATCGTGCTGACCCACGGCCACGAGGACCACATCGGTGCCGTGCCCTACCTGCTCAAGCTCAAGCCCGACATCCCCATCGTCGGGTCGATGCTGACCCTGGCCCTGATCGAGGCCAAGCTCAAGGAGCACCGCATCCGGCCCTACACGCTGGGTGTCAAGGAGGGCATGCGGGAGCGGCTCGGGGTGTTCGACTGCGAGTTCGTCGCGGTCAACCACTCGATTCCCGACGCGCTCGCCGTCTTCGTGCGCACGCCCGGGGGCACGATCCTGCACACCGGCGACTTCAAGATGGACCAGCTCCCGCTCGACGGGCGCCTGACCGACCTGCGCGCCTTCGCCCGACTCGGGGAGGAGGGCGTGGACCTGTTCATGACCGACTCGACCAACGCCGAGGTCCCGGGGTTCACCACTCCCGAGCGTGACATCGCGCCGGCCATCGACAAGGTGTTCCGCGACGCCGAGCGCCGCATCATCGTGGCCTGCTTCTCCAGCCACGTGCACCGCGTCCAGCAGGTGCTCGACGCCGCCGAGAAGGCCGGTCGCAAGGTCGCCATGGTGGGCCGCTCGATGGTGCGCAACATGGGGATCGCGGCCGAGCTGGGCTACCTGCACGTGCCCGACGGCGTGCTCGTCGACGTCAAGAAGCTCGGCAACCTCCCGGACCGGCAGGTCGTCCTCATCTGCACCGGGTCCCAGGGTGAGCCGATGGCCGCGCTCTCACGCATGGCCAACCGCGACCACCGCATCGAGGTCGGCGACGGTGACACCGTCCTCATGGCGTCCTCCCTGATCCCGGGCAACGAGAACGCCGTCTACCGCGTCATCAACGGCCTCATGCGGCTCGGGGCCGACGTCGTCCACAAGGGCAACGCCAAGGTCCACGTCTCGGGTCACGCCAGTGCCGGCGAGCTGCTCTACTGCTACAACATCGTCAAGCCCCGCAACGTCATGCCGGTGCACGGCGAATGGCGCCACCTCGTGGCCAACGGCAAGCTCGCGGAGCAGACCGGCGTCCCGCGCGCACAGGTGGTCCTGGCCGAGGACGGTGTCGTGGTCGACCTGGTCGACGGTGTGGCGAGCATCGTCGGCGCCGTCCCCTGCGGCTACATCTACGTCGACGGGTCCTCGGTGGGCGAGTTCGACGAGGCCCTGCTCAAGGACCGCCGCATCCTGCGCGACGAGGGTTTCGTCTCGGTCATCGTCGTCATGGATGCCGCGACCGGCAAGATCGCGGCCGGCCCCGAGATCACCGCCCGCGGCTTCGCCGAGGACGACGAGATCTTCAACCAGGTCCGACCCAAGATCGAGCAGGCCCTGGCCGAGGCCACGGGCAACGGCGTCACCGACTCCTACCAGCTCGAGCAGGTCATGCGTCGCGCGGTCGGCAGCTGGGTCGGCGGCAAGATCCGTCGCCGTCCGATGATCATCCCGGTGGTCATCCAGGCGTGATGCCGGGGCGGCTCGCTGCACGAACGGCGCTACCAGGGGCGCGTGGGCAGGTCCTCGCGCGGGTCCGCGTCGGCAGCGAGCACCCAGCCGTCGGCCGTAGGCGTGTAGTCGAACCCCGCTCCGTGCTCGGCCAGCTCGGCGACGGCCGCGAGCAGCCGCTCGACGTGGGCGGGCGTGGTGCCCAGGCCGACGCTGGCGCGCACCGCGGTGCTCGGCCCCGCGGCATACGGGTCGTCGAGCAGGGCGTCGACGCACAGGTGGGCACAGAACTTGCCGTCCCGCACCCCGACCCCGTGCTCGGCAGACAGGGCCGCCGACACCAGCGAGGAGTCGAGCCCGTCGATGGTGAAGGTGGCGACCGCGACCCGGTCATGGTCCTCGCCGAACAGCGAGTACGTCTCGACCCCGTCGATGGCGCGCAGCCCCTCGAGCAGGCGCGAGCCAAGGGCGCGCTCGTGTGCCTCGACCGCCGCAGCATTGGCCCGCAGCGTGTGGCAGGCCGCAGCGAGCGCGATGGCGCCCACGACGTTCGGGCTGCCGGCTTCGTGGCGTGCGGCCCCGGTCTGCCACTGCACGCCCTCCTCGGTGACGGCGCGGGTGGCCCCACCGCCGGCGAGGTAGGGCTGCGCGGCGTCGAGCCAGTCGGAGCGTCCCGCCAGCACGCCGGCGCCGAACGGGGCGTAGAGCTTGTGGCCGGACAGCACGACGTAGTCGACGCCGAGCTCGTCGAGGTCGATGTGCCGGTGCGGGGCCAGCTGCGCGGCGTCGAGGACGACCCTGGCACCTGCTCGTCGGGCGATCGCGGCGAGCTCGCGGACCGGCCACACCTCGCCCGTGACGTTGGAGGCGCCGGCCAGGACGACGAGGCGGTGGCGGCCGTGCCGGGTTGCGAGCGCGGACCGGAGCACGGCCTGGGCGTCGGCCGGGGTGCCGGGCACGGGCAGCCGCACGGTCTGCCGCGGCTTCCACGGCAGCAGGGCGGCGTGGTGCTCGGTCTCGAAGACGAACACGCTCGTGTCGCGGGGGAGTGCCCGCGCCAGCAGGTTGAACGAGTCCGTGCTGTTGCGCGTGAAGATGACCTCGTCGCCCGCGCGGGCACCCACGAACGCGGCCACCTCGGCGCGCGCCTCTTCGTACCACGCGCTCGTCACGCGCGAGGCGTAGCCGTTGCCGCGGTGGACCGACGAGTAGGTGCGCAGGGCGGTGTCCACGGCCTGCTTCACGCTGACCAGCGCGGGGGTGGAGGCGGCGTGGTCGAAGTTGGCGTAGTCCACGGTTCCGTGGAGCGTGGGCACGCCCAGGCCGGCCGACACGACCGGCGGCAAGCCAGCGCCGGCCCGTTCGAGTGCGGGCACGGCGCGGAGGTGGTCTCGGGCCGCTGCCAGGGGAGCGGTCCGACGAGCGTGGGGTGGGGTGCTGGCGACCGACATTCGCGACAACTCCTGGTCCGGTGGACCCGAAGCTGCGGGTCCGCGCTTGCCGGCTGCGGGTGCAGACGGCCCGGTCGTCACCCGGAGCACCCCACCGCGGTGGAGGGTTGCTGGTCAGCAAGCCGGGGCTACGCGCTGACACTCATGACCTTGACCGAGGACCCTAGCCGTTCCGGCCACGGGATGGACAGCGCTGCCCGTCATCTGAGACCACGGATCCGAGATTCGCCCGGGTGGAACGCGTGTGACACGTGTGTCGGGTGTGACCATCGCGTAGCCTGCGGAGCATGGCGACACGTCCGTCCACCGCGCGCGCGGCTGGCCGCAGCACAGCAACGCGGCCCGCGAACCGCAAGAGCAGCACGCCCCGCAAGTCCCCGGCCCGCGGCAAGACCAGCGGTGGGGGACTCCCGCTTCCCCCTGCGCGCGGTCAAGGGCACGTGGATGGGGATGGCCCACGTCGCCGGCGGTGCCGTGCGCCGCGTCGGCCACACCGCGAGCGACCTCGAGCCCGAGCACCGGCGCGACGGGCTCGGCTTCTTCCTCATCGGGCTGTCCATCCTCGTCGCCGCCCGGGAGTGGTGGGCGTTCGAGGGCGCGCTGGGCGACGTCGTCCATGCCGTGGTGGCCGGCACCTTCGGTCGGGTGGCGTATGCCGTCCCGCTCGCCCTGCTCTTCCTCGGCACCCGCTTGCTCCGCGCACCTCAGGACAGCGCGGCCAACTCGCGCATCGGCATCGGCCTGGGCGCGATGGTGGTGTCTGCCGCGGGGCTGGCGCACGTCGCCGCAGGCATCCCGACCCCGCCCCACGGGGCGGCCGGCATGCGCGACGGCGGCGGGATCATCGGCTTCCTCGCCTCGAGCCCACTCCAGGCGGCGGTCTCGACGTACGGCACCGTGCCGATCCTGCTCATGCTGGGGCTCTTCGGCCTGCTCGTGATGACTGCCACCCCGGTCCACCAGATCCCCGAACGGCTGCGCGAGCTGCGCGACCAGCTGCTCCACCGCGGCGTCCCGACCGACGAGACCGAGCCGGCGGCCGAAGAGAAGCCCAGGCGTCGCCGCCGCGTCATCGACCCCGACGGGCCGCTGGACGGCGACGAGGCGTTCGAGCAGGCGGCCCTCGTGGCGCCCGACGGCCGCCGCCTGCGGCCCGGCGAGAAGCGCCCGACCGCGCCGGGAGTCCTCGCTCCGTCCGCGCCCGCCGGGCCGGGCAGCGCCACCCGAAGCCCCGCCGTCGAGGTGAAGGCCGCCCTCGAGGCGCCTCCCACGACGCCCCTGCCGCAGCGCGTCGAGCAGCTCGCCCTCGCCGGCGACATCACCTACACGCTGCCCGACAACGCCCTCCTCGAGCCGGGCTCGCCGCACAAGACCCGCAGCGCCGCCAACGACCGCGTCGTCGAGTCGCTGTCGCAGGTCCTCGAGCAGTTCGACATCGACGCCCAGGTCACCGGCTTCAGCCGCGGGCCGACCGTCACCCGCTACGAGGTCGAGCTCGGTCGCGGCACGAAGGTCGAGCGGGTCACCGCCCTGTCCAAGAACATCGCGTA includes these proteins:
- a CDS encoding dihydrofolate reductase translates to MTNVTLIAAVGRNGVIGAGNEMPWRIPEDFAFFKRTTMGHPMIMGRKTFDSIGRVLPGRRTIVVTHQPNWHHPEVETAHSLSEALSLAGPADEVFVCGGGQIYAEAMAWAHRLLITEVDQSPDGDVRFPRSTRPAGTRWRARTRTASAG
- a CDS encoding thymidylate synthase — its product is MQQYLDLLDHVMTTGVDKSDRTGTGTRSVFGYQMRFDLSEGFPVLTTKKLHLKSIIGELLWFLRGDSNVRWLQERGITIWDEWADANGDLGPVYGYQWRSWPTPDGRHIDQIAKVIESIRTNPDSRRHIVSAWNVADVDSMALPPCHTMFQFYVAGGKLSCQLYQRSADIFLGVPFNIASYALLTMMVAQVCDLEPGDFVHTLGDAHLYSNHVEQATLQLTRTPLPLPQMRITPGKQIDEFDLADFELVGYEAYPSIKAPIAV
- the dapA gene encoding 4-hydroxy-tetrahydrodipicolinate synthase, with the protein product MSTTSPFGRLLTAMVSPMRPDGSLDLEGARRLVAHLLDTGHDGIVVNGTTGESATLSDDESIQLVELVAEEAGGRAAVVAGVGSNATAHSVEMAHRALGAGATGLLLVSPYYTKPTQPGLVAHCRAVADATDLPVMLYDIPGRTGIPFDTATLLELAAHDRIVAVKDAKGLPWETTKVLAATDLLYFSGADETNLPWLAMGATGVVSVVGHVAGREYAAMIAAVDQGDLAQARAIHHRLVPAVDALMTTSQGAIMAKAAMVELGIIEHPTVRLPLVESPPEHLDLLRAGLKESGLL
- a CDS encoding ribonuclease J — translated: MSHPHPELTAPPKLAPHGVRIIALGGLGEVGRNMAVIEHAGQLLIIDCGVLFPEDHHPGVDLILPDFEYIENRLDDIQAIVLTHGHEDHIGAVPYLLKLKPDIPIVGSMLTLALIEAKLKEHRIRPYTLGVKEGMRERLGVFDCEFVAVNHSIPDALAVFVRTPGGTILHTGDFKMDQLPLDGRLTDLRAFARLGEEGVDLFMTDSTNAEVPGFTTPERDIAPAIDKVFRDAERRIIVACFSSHVHRVQQVLDAAEKAGRKVAMVGRSMVRNMGIAAELGYLHVPDGVLVDVKKLGNLPDRQVVLICTGSQGEPMAALSRMANRDHRIEVGDGDTVLMASSLIPGNENAVYRVINGLMRLGADVVHKGNAKVHVSGHASAGELLYCYNIVKPRNVMPVHGEWRHLVANGKLAEQTGVPRAQVVLAEDGVVVDLVDGVASIVGAVPCGYIYVDGSSVGEFDEALLKDRRILRDEGFVSVIVVMDAATGKIAAGPEITARGFAEDDEIFNQVRPKIEQALAEATGNGVTDSYQLEQVMRRAVGSWVGGKIRRRPMIIPVVIQA
- a CDS encoding aminotransferase class V-fold PLP-dependent enzyme: MPALERAGAGLPPVVSAGLGVPTLHGTVDYANFDHAASTPALVSVKQAVDTALRTYSSVHRGNGYASRVTSAWYEEARAEVAAFVGARAGDEVIFTRNSTDSFNLLARALPRDTSVFVFETEHHAALLPWKPRQTVRLPVPGTPADAQAVLRSALATRHGRHRLVVLAGASNVTGEVWPVRELAAIARRAGARVVLDAAQLAPHRHIDLDELGVDYVVLSGHKLYAPFGAGVLAGRSDWLDAAQPYLAGGGATRAVTEEGVQWQTGAARHEAGSPNVVGAIALAAACHTLRANAAAVEAHERALGSRLLEGLRAIDGVETYSLFGEDHDRVAVATFTIDGLDSSLVSAALSAEHGVGVRDGKFCAHLCVDALLDDPYAAGPSTAVRASVGLGTTPAHVERLLAAVAELAEHGAGFDYTPTADGWVLAADADPREDLPTRPW